Proteins encoded by one window of Cannabis sativa cultivar Pink pepper isolate KNU-18-1 chromosome 4, ASM2916894v1, whole genome shotgun sequence:
- the LOC133036910 gene encoding uncharacterized protein LOC133036910: MERLPVLIKSNGQWNEDHNYVNYVTSGEFIPTKCNYEELLQILLTLLGCENTRTTLQIQYQAKEGIPPIKIFNDRSLYFYLELKIKETDFTTYPLCVNQQNNNTTLVATPNLISTTTPYEDNVAMIENNTTTLENNITTTESYTTGQQTEEGEQSETREDENEKFDIIDYANLVAEEMVEKLENTSKKLDPEIDINNAKLIIDKHHPEVEKGQAYKDKETLKNVLSYYSIKNNFQYKVLKSCSQEYSLKCVYESCNWSLRASRNGPTNTFIIRRFSKIHTCPINIRHEDQRQATWKLIGDCIKPKFLNIKTKATPMDIKGELKYRYGIKMNYMKAWRSKEHAVNDLRGNDSDSYSLIPSFLHMVEKKNPGSVVDLKTTEDNNLLFVFMALSIKGWGACRPIVVVDGTFLKVAYGGTLLCTCTQDVAGHIFPLAFCVADSENDQSWKWFFKKFKEAYGVWEHQCLISDRNESLIKAAREIYPEITHSYCGYHILSNLKTSFKQHAAKYNLPFFGAVKAYTEKQFEFHMAELDGLDKRIRPYLKKVSYEKWSRIHSQNKRYSTMTSNISESLNAANLAARELPITTLLECLRALVQQWTHTNRTKAHNTFTKLSQAGEDILLKNYTYSLNLEVKATTDYLFEVTRMKESWEVDLEKRTCTCNRFQIDEMPCGHAVAVMREMNMDPYTYCSDYYTKKKLAGNLFRDSLPNRTPK, encoded by the exons ATGGAACGTCTACCAGTACTCATaaagagcaatggacaatggAATGAAGATCACAATTATGTGAACTATGTGACTAGTGGAGAATTCATACCAACAAAATGCAACTATGAAGAGCTACTGCAAATACTGCTTACTTTATTGGGGTGCGAAAACACCAGAACAACACTACAAATACAGTACCAAGCTAAAGAAGGAATACCACCGATAAAAATATTCAACGATCGAAGCCTCTACTTTTACTTGgaattgaaaatcaaagaaacagATTTCACCACATATCCACTATGCGTCAACCAGCAAAACAACAACACAACACTTGTTGCAACACCAAATTTGATATCCACAACAACACCGTATGAAGATAATGTGGCAATGAtcgaaaacaacacaacaacgcttgaaaacaacataacaacAACAGAATCATACACAACGGGACAGcaaacagaagaaggggaacagTCAGAAACAAGAGAAGATGAGAACGAAAAATTCGACATAATTGACTATGCAAATCTGGTTGCTGAAGAAATGGTAGAAAAACttgaaaacaccagtaaaaaacTGGATCCAGAAATCGACATCAACAACGCAAAGTTAATAATAGACAAGCATCACCCCGAAGTGGAAAAAGGACAGGCATACAAAGACAAGGAAACTCTAAAGAATGTCCTCAGCTACTACTCAATCAAAAACAACTTTCAGTACAAAGTGTTGAAGTCCTGCTCTCAAGAGTACAGTCTGAAATGTGTTTACGAAAGCTGCAATTGGTCTCTACGAGCATCGAGAAATGGCCCAACAAACACATTCATAATCAGGAGGTTCTCAAAAATCCACACATGCCCCATAAATATTAGGCATGAAGACCAAAGGCAAGCAACATGGAAATTGATCGGGGATTGCATAAAACCGAAGTTCCTGAACATAAAGACAAAGGCAACACCGATGGACATAAAAGGAGAGTTGAAATACAGGTATGGCATCAAGATGAACTACATGAAAGCTTGGAGAAGTAAGGAACATGCAGTAAATGACTTAAGAGGAAACGATAGTGACTCGTACAGCCTAATACCGAGTTTCTTACACATggtggaaaaaaaaaacccaggATCAGTTGTGGATCTGAAAACAACAGAAGACAACAACTTACTCTTTGTTTTCATGGCATTATCTATAAAAGGGTGGGGAGCATGCAGACCGATAGTTGTTGTGGACGGAACATTCCTCAAAGTAGCTTATGGGGGAACTTTGTTGTGCACATGCACACAAGATGTAGCAGGTCATATTTTCCCACTAGCGTTTTGTGTTGCAGATTCTGAGAATGACCAATCTTGGAAATGgttcttcaaaaaatttaaagaagcgTATGGGGTCTGGGAACACCAATGCCTAATTTCAGACAGGAATGAAAGCCTCATCAAAGCAGCAAGAGAAATCTATCCAGAAATTACACACAGTTACTGCGGTTACCACATTTTGAGCAACCTTAAAACAAGCTTCAAACAACATGCTGCCAAATACAATCTGCCATTCTTTGGAGCAGTCAAAGCCTACACAGAAAAGCAATTCGAGTTCCACATGGCTGAATTGGATGGATTGGACAAACGCATAAGACCTTACCTAAAAAAAGTCAGTTATGAAAAGTGGTCAAGAATTCATAGCCAAAACAAGAGGTATTCTACAATGACCTCAAACATATCAGAATCACTGAACGCCGCAAATCTAGCAGCAAGGGAGCTACCAATTACAACGCTGCTAGAATGCTTGAGAGCATTGGTGCAACAATGGACGCATACTAATAGGACAAAAGCACACAACACCTTTACTAAGCTATCACAAGCTGGAGAAGACATACTGCTGAAAAATTACACATACTCATTGAATCTGGAG GTTAAGGCAACAACAGATTACTTGTTCGAGGTAACAAGAATGAAAGAATCGTGGGAAGTAGACCTAGAAAAAAGAACATGCACGTGCAACAGGTTCCAAATAGATGAAATGCCCTGCGGGCACGCTGTGGCCGTGATGAGGGAGATGAACATGGACCCGTACACCTACTGTTCAGAttactacacaaaaaaaaaattggctggCAACTTATTCAGGGACAGTTTACCCAATAGGACACCAAAGTGA